From the genome of Xiphophorus couchianus chromosome 6, X_couchianus-1.0, whole genome shotgun sequence, one region includes:
- the lrrc8da gene encoding volume-regulated anion channel subunit LRRC8D: MFTLTEVASLNDIQPTYRILKPWWDVLMDYLGLVMLMLAIFAMTMQITKDQVACLPCPEETGGVSETEANLYSTQKGSSATPTGAPVTPTIHSGTTAQSNKAITGVLTTHRPGTAEQQTNPQPEPRGVKTNLDFQQYVFINQMCYHDALPWSSKYFPYLTLIHTIILMVSSNFWFKYPKTSSKIEHFVSILGRCFESPWTTKALSETACEDSEENKQRLTGSSSGPKQVSLEGKDESPDTNPSTPMLGIKVSADKPIAEVPSSMTILDKKDGEQAKALFEKVRKFRAHVEDSDFIYRLYVAQTSVKTVKFILILSYTSTLVKIEFKHYCEPDIEQLTGYKKFYCTHNLAFMLNKLLFTYVVLIVIYGMTCLYSLFWVFRRPLKEYSFEKVREESSFSDIPDVKNDFAFLLHMVDQYDQLHSKRFGIFLSEVSENKLREISLNHEWTFEKLKQHVTRNVHDQQELHLFMLSGLPNAVFDLTDLEVLKLELIPEVRFSAKVSQMTSMQELHLCHCPAKVEQTGFAFLRDNLRRLHVKFTDVAEIPPWVYLLRSLRELYLMGNLNSENNKMIGLESMRDLRHLKTLCLKSNLTKMPTNITELSPHLLRLVVHNDGTKLLVLNSLKKMTSLIELELNNCELERIPHAIFSLTNLQELDLKSNNIRTIEEIISFQHLRRLTCLKLWHNKIITIPASIGHVKSLESLHLSHNKLESLPSALFTLPKLRYLDVAHNSITVLPPDVGLLNNLQHLAINSNKLEALPKPLFRCTKLKVLCLGHNALTSLPETVGQLVQLTQLELRGNCLDRLPVQLGSCRLLLKNGLNVEDHLFDTLPVEVKESISRETNVSFSA; this comes from the coding sequence ATGTTTACGCTCACAGAGGTTGCATCCCTGAACGACATCCAGCCGACATATCGCATCTTAAAGCCATGGTGGGACGTCTTGATGGACTACCTGGGCCTGGTCATGCTCATGTTGGCCATATTTGCAATGACCATGCAAATCACCAAGGACCAAGTCGCTTGCCTTCCTTGTCCTGAAGAAACGGGTGGGGTTTCAGAAACTGAAGCTAATCTGTACTCCACCCAAAAAGGATCCTCTGCAACACCCACCGGAGCCCCTGTTACACCTACAATCCATTCGGGCACTACAGCGCAGTCCAACAAAGCCATCACTGGTGTTCTCACGACGCATCGGCCCGGAACAGCAGAACAGCAAACAAATCCCCAACCTGAACCAAGAGGGGTTAAAACCAACCTGGACTTTCAACAATATGTCTTTATCAACCAAATGTGTTACCATGATGCCTTACCCTGGTCTTCCAAGTACTTTCCATACCTTACACTTATTCACACCATTATTCTCATGGTAAGTAGCAATTTCTGGTTTAAATACCCCAAGACAAGTTCAAAGATTGAGCATTTTGTCTCCATTCTGGGTCGGTGTTTTGAGTCGCCTTGGACAACGAAAGCTTTGTCTGAAACGGCGTGTGAAGACTCTGAGGAGAACAAACAGAGGTTGACAGGCAGTTCCTCAGGACCAAAGCAGGTGTCTTTAGAGGGGAAGGATGAAAGTCCCGACACCAACCCATCCACACCAATGCTTGGGATCAAGGTCTCTGCAGACAAACCCATTGCAGAGGTCCCAAGCAGCATGACCATCCTGGATAAAAAGGACGGAGAGCAGGCCAAAGCCCTATTTGAGAAGGTGCGAAAGTTCCGAGCCCACGTGGAAGACAGTGATTTCATTTACAGGCTCTATGTCGCTCAAACCTCTGTCAAAACTGTTAAGTTTATTTTGATTCTGTCCTACACTTCCACCTTGGTTAAAATAGAATTCAAACATTATTGTGAACCAGACATAGAACAGCTAACAGGCTATAAAAAATTCTACTGTACACACAACTTGGCTTTCATGCTGAACAAGCTGCTCTTTACCTACGTGGTGTTGATCGTAATCTATGGAATGACATGCCTATACTCCCTGTTTTGGGTGTTCCGACGCCCTCTGAAAGAGTATTCCTTCGAAAAGGTGAGAGAAGAGAGCAGCTTCAGTGATATTCCGGATGTCAAGAACGACTTCGCGTTTCTACTGCACATGGTTGACCAGTACGATCAGCTTCACTCTAAGCGCTTCGGCATCTTCCTGTCGGAGGTCAGTGAAAACAAGTTGAGGGAGATCAGCCTCAATCACGAGTGGACATTTGAAAAACTAAAGCAGCATGTCACGCGCAATGTACACGACCAGCAGGAGCTGCACCTCTTCATGCTGTCCGGCCTGCCAAACGCTGTGTTTGACCTGACGGACCTAGAAGTACTGAAGCTGGAGCTGATTCCCGAGGTGAGATTTTCCGCCAAGGTTTCTCAGATGACCAGCATGCAGGAGCTGCATCTGTGCCATTGTCCGGCCAAAGTGGAGCAAACCGGCTTTGCCTTCCTACGGGATAACCTGCGCCGCCTGCATGTCAAGTTCACGGACGTCGCAGAGATCCCGCCTTGGGTCTACTTGCTGCGGAGTCTGAGAGAGCTGTACCTAATGGGGAACTTGAactcagaaaacaacaaaatgatcGGCCTGGAGTCCATGAGGGATTTGAGGCATCTGAAGACGCTATGCCTGAAGAGCAATCTCACGAAGATGCCGACGAACATCACAGAGCTCTCCCCGCATCTCCTCCGACTAGTGGTGCACAACGATGGGACGAAACTGCTGGTGCTGAACAGTCTGAAGAAAATGACGAGCCTCATTGAGCTAGAGCTGAACAACTGTGAACTGGAAAGAATCCCTCATGCCATCTTTAGCCTGACCAACCTGCAGGAACTCGACTTGAAGTCCAACAACATCAGAACTATAGAAGAGATCATCAGCTTCCAGCATCTCAGGAGGCTGACGTGCCTCAAGCTCTGGCACAACAAAATCATCACCATCCCAGCATCCATCGGTCACGTCAAGTCCCTGGAATCTCTCCACCTTTCCCACAATAAACTGGAGTCCCTTCCTTCAGCCTTGTTTACTCTTCCCAAGCTGCGATACTTGGACGTGGCCCACAACTCCATCACAGTGCTTCCACCTGACGTGGGCCTCCTCAACAACCTCCAGCATCTGGCCATTAACTCAAACAAGTTGGAAGCCCTGCCCAAACCTCTCTTCAGATGCACCAAGCTGAAGGTGCTTTGTCTAGGTCACAACGCGCTCACCAGTCTGCCAGAGACCGTGGGTCAACTGGTGCAGCTCACGCAACTGGAGCTCAGAGGGAACTGCCTGGACAGACTGCCCGTCCAGTTGGGAAGCTGCCGGCTGCTGCTGAAGAATGGCCTCAACGTGGAGGACCATCTTTTTGACACCCTGCCGGTGGAAGTTAAAGAGAGCatcagcagagaaacaaatgtttccttTAGTGCCTAA